The region GTATTGTACCTTGTGGTACAAACTTTTCTTTATTGTATTttactccccctttctctctctctctaggagtgtGCTGGTGTTTTTGAGACTCTACAGAGTGAATTCTATGAGGAGTACAAGACTCTAGGTTTGGGAGATCTGGCTGCGGCTGTAGTACATCCACTACTCAGAGAGAAACTACGCACATGGGATCCtctcaaggtacacacacacacactcccttgcGTGCTCCACCTTTTAGTTGTGGAAGCACCACCAAGTGCATGAAAACACTTGCATGTACTCCTAGTTCCCTCCACTCCTGCTGGAGGCCTGCTGTTTGTGCTGTTTGTCTGTAGGACAGTTCATATGGTCTGGAGGAGGTGGGTCAGTGGCGAGCCATCCTGGAGTCTGATCAGCTTCACCACGCCAACGCCCCTGAAGCACACATGGACCCCTACCACAGGTAAATCAATACCACTTCACACCTCAGAGGTGTGTACGCAGTGGGCAAGTGGGAAAAATACCAGAATGTCAAGCCTTATGCGAGTgaatataacgtgtgtgtgtgtacaggcttCTGTGGGAGGTGTGGATCCCTGTGCTGCgagtgtgtgtgtcggggtgGCAGCCTCGTATGGTAGGACCCATGGTGGACTGTGTGGAGGTCTGGGCCCCTCTGTTGCCCCTCTGGATACTAAACCACCTCCTGGAACAACTCCTCTTCCCCAGGCTGCAGAGAGAGGtagaatcacacacacatcagcgTTATACCAGTGATACAAAGATGAAGTCTCGTGATGTGGTGCCAAGCTTTCTGTTAAGAAAGGAAGAAACATTTCACAACTGTAAAGTAGTAGTAGTTTGGTCTTGGTGGGGTAGCTCAAAATTTCACTTTTTTCTACCCAGAACCATAAACATAATGAACGCACTATTTCTACCCCCACTAACCCCACCCCTTCTCTTTCATAGGTGGATAGCTGGAACCCCCTGACCGACACAGTGCCCATCCACTCCTGGCTCCACCCCTGGCTGCCTCTGCTCCAATCACGGCTGGAGCCTCTCTACCCGCCCATCCGCAGTAAACTGGCCAATGCGCTGCAGCGCTGGCACCCAAGTGACGGCTCCGCCCGCCTCATCCTCCAACCATGGAGAGACGTGTTCACGCCCGGTGCCTGggaggccttcatggtcaaaaacATAATCCCTAAACTaggtaaacatacacacacttaccTTCAGTGGCCTCTGAAGCCAGCTGAATGACACTACGCtgactgcgtcccaaatgtcacctTCTTCCcaagatagtgcactacttttgataaactctggtcataagtagtgcattataaaggACATGGGGTGCCAAAATGGGGACGCAGACAAACATTACTGGATAGTAGAACAGTAGTTTCTTACTTCCTACTCTCCTTCCCTATAGCTCTGTGTCTGGGGGAGCTGGTAATAAATCCTCACCAGCAGCAGATGGAGCCGTTCAATTGGGTGTTGGACTGGGAGGGCATGCTGTCTCCCTCCAGCCTCGTATCACTGCTGGACAAACACTTCTTCTCCAAGTGGCTacaggtatgtatgtgtgtgagagagcacaGAGGTTGTGCTTAATGATAATTGACTTACTCCTGATGTGTTTACctgtgctgttttttttttaggcctaaataaatctaaatcaaatcaaatgtatttatatagcccttcgtacatcagctgatatctcaaagtgctgtacagaaacccagccttaaaccccaaacagcaagcaatgcaggtgtagaagcacggtggctaggaaaaactccctagaaaggccaaaacctaggaagaaacctagagaggaaccaggctatgtggggtggccagtcctcttctggctataccggatggagattataacagaacatggccaagatgttcaaatgttcataaatgaccagcatggtcaaataataataaggcagaacagttgaaactggagcagcagcacggccaggtggactagggacagcaaggagtcatcatgtcaggtagtcctggggcatggtcctagggctcaggtcctctgagagagagagagagaattagagagaattagagaacacacacttagattcacacaggacaccgaataggacaggagaggtacttccgttcaccttcccactcctgggccagactacactcattcATACggcccactgaagagatgagtcttcagtaaagacttaaaggttgagaccgagtttgcgtctctgacatgggtaggcagacctttccataaaaatggagctctataggagaaagccctgcctccagctgtttgcttagaaattctagggacaattaggaggcctgcgtcttgtgaccgtagcgtacgtgtaggtatgtacggcaggaccaaatcagagagataggtaggggCAAGCCCAAGCCCAAATAGTCTGTAAATGTTCTTAACTATGTGGAGATAATTgatttgtgtgtttgtctgtttgtgtagGTGCTGTGTTCGTGGCTCAGTAACAGTCCTAACTATGAGGAGATTACAAAGTGGTACCTGGGCTGGAAATCCATATTCAGTGATGCTGTTCTGGCTCAGCCACTCGTTAAGGACAAGTTCAACGAAGCTCTGGACATCATGAATCGCGCTGTCTCCTCTGGCCTTGGTtcgtattacacacacacagttccaaaCAACATGAATTGATCACCGACCTTTGGCATAGGTTAATATGATACACATGCACCCTTCTCTTTCTGCAGGTGGGGGGTACATGCAGCCTGGTGCCCGTGAGAACATagcatacctcacacacacagagcgtcGTAAAGACTTCCAGTACGAGGCTCTGCAGGAGCGCCGGGATGCTGAGAGCGTGGCGCAGAGAGGCATCGGTGCCAGCCTGCCCACCAACTTCAAAGACCTGATCCAGACCAAGGCTGAGGAGAACAACATTGTCTTCATGCCGCTGGTTGCCAAACGCCACGAGGGCAAACAGCTGTACACCTTTGGACGTATCGTCATCTACATAGACAGAGGAGTGGTCTTCGTACAGGGAGAGAAGACCTGGGTCCCTACGTCCCTACAGAGTCTCATAGATATGGCCAAGTGATAGAGGGAGTACATGGAGATGGCGATAAGGTGAAAGATGTGTGGAGGCAACACGCTTGTCATTTGTTTGTAATAAGTTTGTTATTCAGCTGGTAATCACTGAAATATGTAATTGGAACCATGAATAAATGATTTGACTTTCTACATAAGTTATTTTTTGTTGTAGACTCACCGCTGCAAACCAAGAGTATTGCTCGTAGGAGTTTAAATTACTTGGCTGTAAAATCATGACTGAAACCcattttttatctttatttatctaaattagttaagaacaaattcttgtttacaatgatggCCCAACCCGGGTGACACTGCCAATTGagcgccgccctataggactcctaATCACAGCAGGTTGTGCtacagtctggatttgaaccagggtgtctgtagtgacgactctagcattgagatgcagtgcctcagaccgctgcgcaACTTGGGAGCCTGTATGTTTGCCTACCACTGTTGCACAACTTCTAGTGAGAAGAGaactcctgagtggcacagtggtgtAAGACGCTGCATCTCGGTGCTAGAGGCGTGCgtccctacagaccctggttcaattccattCCATTCTCAACCGGCCATAATTGAGAggcccatagggcggtgcacaattggcccagtgtcggcTGGggcaggctgtcattgtaaataatttgtttttaatggacttgcctagttaaataaaggttaattgaAGACAATGAACTAGCTGAGGCGCGGGACTCCAGTAGCCTAGATGGCGGTATGCCTCACTAATGTACCCGCTGCCATGACCAACGAAGAAGACTGTTACCCATAGTGCTTTGCGTTGGAACTGGAAACTACGAGCTTAATGGATAAATGAACGTTCTGGATTTTATTTACCGTATTTTATATCGTTTTGGTGAGTATATCGTGTGTGGTGCCTGCAATAATTTATTGCTACTTTGATAGCTAGCTTGTGTATTTACTAACTTTAGCTGGCTAGCATCGTTATAAAAAATATTTGCCATTTTGGCCAGATCATAGGTATAAAGGACTCATCGTGGATAACTCAGTTTGTCATGGACATAATCACATATTGCCTGGAAAGCCGACATTGAATTCTACGTCGGCAGCATTGAGCGTTTGAATCAGGAAAGTTTCCTCTCATGACCTCTACAAAGCCTCCACTTTACTGGTTGTCCGACCATGCGGTTGGCCCTTTATCCACAGAATTGTAATTACATCAACTTTTCAAAGCGCTAGTGTGTTCAGAGTTATCATCTGAAGCAGGAGCATGTAACGTGCACGGCGCATGCTTCGGGTGCTATACATTTGAATGCATCAGAATCTCAGCATTAATCATGCTACAACgcaccaataggatctcgctagctcctGCGTGGCTTTGCTCACCTCCTTGCTGGTTCTACGCACTGCTTCATTTGCTCTCACTGTAAACGACATTCTTTTGGGTTAGTTATAGCTTTGATATTTGCACAACGGAAAGCATTCAAGTGAAATGTctcccgcatttaacccaacccctctgattgATACCATTCAATTGACTCTATTCCAGCcaattattatgagctgtccccCCCTCAGCATCCTCCACTGTACTTAACCTGAATCCAGAAAATGAATGCAAACATTGTTATACTATTtgttatgttctgttaattactgatgtcccctttaaggatggagcacccttggtcatgcgcagtgttgttctatgttattctggtactaactctgagtaaatgtgaagctccagttcaaTTGCTTTGTATTCCGAGTCTTTCTTATTATATAAATAAGTACTAAGTGTTAAGACACTACACTATTGATAGTTTCAGCTGATTTCAGGGTTTGTATATTGATTCATCTCAAATGTCATCTGATGAATTTGTTCCAGACTGAATTGTTGAATCAAACTTTTTGCCGCCAGCTCCTGATATCAGGGCCTGAAATCGCCAAGTGCGCCCAGCTATATCCTGTCCCGAGTTTGTTTTACACGGTTTTCCATGGTTAAGCTAGCTGGCTAGTTTAACAATGCTGGTTTTAGTCATCTTGGCCAAACTTCTTAAATATTGCATTGACTTAACGAGTCACACTATTATGCAACTTTTTTCGCTGGAACTAAACTTAAATGCATTGTTTAGTTGAATAGTCATGGCTGCTGGTTCGAGTTATCTGTCGTGTCGTAAGACAACGGTGGCGAAGCTTATCATTGCTACTTAATTAAAGTAAAATAtttaactttttgggtgaccaacCAAATTCACAGAAATGTTAGTTATATCTGTCACTCATTGAACGTCTAAGTGGTGGATCTGTTCTAtttgcactatttctatgcttcccagtCTGAAGTTTTGTTTTTGCGTACAATGTGgttatttatttaaaatatttCTGCGGTTtcgatggtacaatgattctctatacTTTGTTTTGTCGAACTGAAATTCGGCAAACTATTCAATGTTTCTActaggaaatggcggagcgatttctgcataatGTACCTTGAGCTCCAGCGGAGTCATTGGCTAGGGTTAGCTGGACGTTTCTGACTGGTCTTGGAACTGTGACAACGGACAGCCTCTACCCGCATTGCTCGATGGGGTATCTAgcgattttttttgttgttgccatcaCAGCCAGATATGTACAGTCTTGTACCATTTAACCTTTACTAAACTGATATATTTAttgatttacagtgcattcagaaagtattcagaccccttcacttttccacattttgtttaccTTAACCGTATTCTTAAACAGATGAAATATTCCCCCCCCTTAATCTGCACACACATCCCCATAATTATAAAGCAAAAATGGGTTTAGaatttttttgcacatttttttttttttttacagaagtcacatttatatacagttgaagtcagaagttaggttacacctaggttggagtcattaaaacttgtttttcaaccacgccacaaatttctggttaacaaactatagatttggcaagtctgttaggacatctactttgtgcatgaagtaatttttccaacaattgttcagaCTGTGAAATAacctatcacaattccagtgggtcagaagtttacatacactagttgactgtgcctttaaacagcttgtaaaattccataaaatgatttcatggctttagaagcttctgacagacaaatttacatcatttgactcaattggaggtggagatgtatttcaaggcctaccttcaaactcagtctctctgattgacatcatgggaaaatcaaaagaaataagccaagacctcagaaaaaaaattgtagacctccacaagtctggttcatccttggaagtaatttacaaacacctgaaggtcccacattcatctgtacaaacaatagtacgcaagtataaactccatgggaccacgcagctgttataccgctcaggaaggagactcattctgtgtcctagagatgaactgacgttggtgcgaaaagtgcaaatcaatcccagagcaacagcaaaggacattgtgaagatgctggaggaaacgggtacaaaagtatctacagaggggcaaaaaagtatttagtcagccaccaattgtgcaatttctcccacttaaaaagacgagaggcctgtaattttcatcacttcaactatgacagacaaaatgagaatttttttctccagaaaatcggatttttaatgaatttatttgcaaattatggtggaaaataaacatttgttattgacaattcttatctcaatactttgttatataccgtttgttgacaatgacagaggtcaaacgttttctgtaagtcttcacaaggttttttaagtgggagaacttgcacaattggtggctgactaaatacttttttcccccactgtatatcgacataacctgaaaggccactcagcaaggaagaaacctcTGCTCCAAACCCACCATAAaagagccagactacggtttgcagctgcacatggggacaaagttcatatgtttggagaaatgtcctctggtctgatgaaacaaaaatataactgtttggccataatg is a window of Oncorhynchus kisutch isolate 150728-3 linkage group LG3, Okis_V2, whole genome shotgun sequence DNA encoding:
- the tfip11 gene encoding tuftelin-interacting protein 11: MSMSHLYGRQGEEEDEGVEVEKFEVTEWDLANEFNPERRRHRQTKEEAVYGIWAERGDSDDERPSFGGKRSKDYSAPVSFVSAGLRKSAAEEKQQQQQIDGGSDDSDNDNSPPAQPPPRDTAPKKLQTGGHFRGNSQSQRTGFAAGIRAGGDLGTWEKHTKGIGQKLLQKMGYVPGKGLGKNAQGILNPIEAKLRKGKGAVGAYGNERTKQSLQDFPVVDSEEEEEKEFQRELGQWRRDPAGGGGKKKPKYSYRTVEELKAKGKLAGRTTQTPAGELAQVKVIDMTGREQKVYYSYSQMTNKLSVPEEAPLSVATREQKTSGFALPELEHNLQLLIDLTEQDILQSSRRLQHERDVVVTLSHESSGLQTRLGTERDAIQRLEAVLQLVDRFQSGETAPGVGPSLQECAGVFETLQSEFYEEYKTLGLGDLAAAVVHPLLREKLRTWDPLKDSSYGLEEVGQWRAILESDQLHHANAPEAHMDPYHRLLWEVWIPVLRVCVSGWQPRMVGPMVDCVEVWAPLLPLWILNHLLEQLLFPRLQREVDSWNPLTDTVPIHSWLHPWLPLLQSRLEPLYPPIRSKLANALQRWHPSDGSARLILQPWRDVFTPGAWEAFMVKNIIPKLALCLGELVINPHQQQMEPFNWVLDWEGMLSPSSLVSLLDKHFFSKWLQVLCSWLSNSPNYEEITKWYLGWKSIFSDAVLAQPLVKDKFNEALDIMNRAVSSGLGGGYMQPGARENIAYLTHTERRKDFQYEALQERRDAESVAQRGIGASLPTNFKDLIQTKAEENNIVFMPLVAKRHEGKQLYTFGRIVIYIDRGVVFVQGEKTWVPTSLQSLIDMAK